The region AATTGAACGACCCCACCGCCCATGCCGAAATCCTCGCCATCCGCGCCGCCGCCCAGGGCCTGGGCCAGGAGCGGCTGGCCGGCTGCGATCTCTACGTGACCCTGGAGCCCTGCGCCATGTGCGCCGGCGCGATCTCGTTCGCCCGCATCCGCCGCCTCTACTACGGCGCCGACGACCCCAAGGGCGGCGCCGTCGCCCACGGCCCGCGCTTTTTCAGCCAACCCACCTGCCACCACGCGCCAGAACTCTACGACGGCATCGGCGCGGAAGCGGCTGGTGACCTGTTGCGGGACTTTTTCCGCCAGAAGCGGTAGTTTTAAGGGCATCTCCTCCGCACCTACTCGGAAAAGGAGCGTCATCGTGTCCAGTCGCGATAGTTAAGGTACTAAAGAGCCAGGCACGAATCGCGTGGCCGCAGCCACGGACGACGAAACGAGAGCGGCGGCGATCGCCCGATTGCAGGCGCACTGCCGGGCGCTGGTCGGCCCAGATCGCAATATCGTGGATGAGTTCATCGCCGAGCGCCGCCGCGAGGCCGAGCGTGAATGAGCGCGCGTCGGTGGCCTCGTACACTTTGAACGCAAGCGTCGAAATCCGCTGCATCCGCTGAGGCGGGCGGCTAGACTGCCGCCAAAACAACAAGCCAGCGGGAGAGACAGACATGGATTTCGCCTATTCGCCCAAGACCCTGGACCTGATGGAACGGGTCCAGGCCTTCATGGACAAATACGTCTATCCCAACGAGGCGACCTATCACGCCCAGATGAACGCCTTCGGGGTCGAGCGCTGGCAGGTCCCCGCGA is a window of Oleomonas cavernae DNA encoding:
- a CDS encoding nucleoside deaminase; its protein translation is MYFLRAMTKTPMETALLEAQAAAARGEVPVGCVITDAERRIVARAGNRTRELNDPTAHAEILAIRAAAQGLGQERLAGCDLYVTLEPCAMCAGAISFARIRRLYYGADDPKGGAVAHGPRFFSQPTCHHAPELYDGIGAEAAGDLLRDFFRQKR